In Sander vitreus isolate 19-12246 chromosome 7, sanVit1, whole genome shotgun sequence, a genomic segment contains:
- the nt5dc2 gene encoding 5'-nucleotidase domain-containing protein 2 yields the protein MNMSFKAVAATLTRTLWTKGHTTPPLARSPKVNRLSTTCRVFAAGAGREQGCKEKTQNGSSDRPSGEVPSFTEPAHRCTTGDKKRPTGTKEPVGAPGVVTGVKRRSHTSTAVPANSTSYLWARYNETKRLVHDVIPPGACNLLNSSTVYANNEVDLAEVDIYGFDYDYTLALYSNALHSMIYNTARDFLIEHFKYPEGIRKYDYIPNFAVRGLHYDIQKGLLMKIDAFHYIEPGTVYRGLSPVPDEEVLQLYGGTYHVPLQQDSGFYGKGPKVKQFMDIFSIPEMTLLAATNDFFITSGIEYDPVHLFKDVSEAIGMVHLKGYMYKWVMKDLDKFIQRGEETAAVLHRLVSHGKKLFLITNSPFSFVDKGMTHMVGKEWRDFFDVVIVQADKPHFFTDCIKPFRRLDGNGDLQWEKINSLDKGQIYKQGNLFDFLRLSGWRGSRVLYFGDHLYSDLADLMLRHGWRTAAIVPELEQETKVVSTKRYALSLTWLQALTGLMERLQTHRDPASKVVFEEWHNEREELMVMTKNLFNPQFGSLFRTCHNPTYFSRRLCRFSDVYMASLSCLLNYDLSYTFYPRRTPLQHEAPLWMDQLCTGCMKTPFLEEMSHIR from the exons ATGAACATGTCTTTTAAAGCAGTGGCCGCTACATTAACCCGTACACTGTGGACTAAAGGACACACGACTCCTCCTCTTGCGCGATCTCCCAAAGTTAACAGACTTTCTACAACATGTAGAGTGTTCGCGGCAGGCGCAGGGAGAGAGCAGGGCTGCAAAGAAAAAACTCAAAACGGCAGCTCAGACAGGCCGAGTGGGGAGGTGCCATCATTCACCGAGCCGGCTCACAGATGCACGACTGGAGATAAGAAACGACCCACGGGAACCAAAGAGCCCGTGGGTGCTCCCGGTGTTGTTACTGGTGTTAAAAGACGGTCACACACCTCCACCGCAGTTCCAGCGAACTCGACGTCCTACCTGTGGGCTCGTTACAACGAGACGAAACGGCTGGTTCACG ATGTGATCCCACCAGGCGCGTGTAACCTCCTCAACTCCTCCACCGTCTACGCCAACAATGAGGTTGACCTGGCTGAAGTGGACATCTACGGCTTTGACTATGACTACACGCTGGCTCTGTACTCAAATGCGCTCCACTCAATGATCTACAATACAGCGAGAGACTTCCTAATCGAACACTTCAAG TACCCTGAAGGCATCCGCAAATATGATTACATTCCCAACTTTGCCGTTCGTGGTCTTCACTATGACATCCAAAAG GGTCTTCTGATGAAGATAGATGCCTTCCATTACATTGAGCCAGGAACGGTGTATCG GGGACTGAGCCCAGTGCCAGACGAGGAGGTCCTTCAGCTCTACGGGGGGACCTACCATGTCCCCCTGCAGCAGGACAGTGGCTTCTATGGAAAG GGACCAAAGGTTAAGCAGTTCATGGACATCTTCTCCATTCCTGAGATGACTCTTTTGGCCGCGACAAATGATTTTTTCATCACCAGCGGCATCGAATACGATCCAGTTCACCTCTTCAAGGATGTCTCG GAAGCAATTGGCATGGTTCACCTGAAAGGCTACATGTACAAATGGGTCATGAAAGATCTCG ATAAGTTCattcagagaggagaggagacggcTGCTGTTTTGCATCGATTGGTCAGTCACGGAAAGAAACTATTCCTTATTACCAACAGTCCCTTCAGCTTTGT GGATAAAGGGATGACACACATGGTGGGGAAAGAATGGAGAGACTTCTTTGATGTTGTCATTGTCCAGGCAGACAAACCTCACTTCTTCACTGATTGCATCAA ACCCTTCAGGCGCTTGGATGGTAATGGAGACCTTCAGTGGGAAAAGATAAACAGTTTGGACAAAGGACAGATCTACAAACAG GGAAATCTGTTTGACTTTCTCAGACTGTCAGGCTGGCGAGGTTCAAGGGTTCTTTACTTTGGAGACCATCTGTATAGTGACTTGGCT GACCTGATGTTGCGACATGGCTGGCGTACAGCAGCCATAGTGCCGGAGCTAGAGCAGGAAACCAAAGTGGTGAGCACAAAGCGGTACGCTCTGAGCCTCACCTGGCTACAGGCTTTAACCGGCCTGATGGAACGCCTACAG ACTCATCGGGACCCAGCGTCTAAAGTGGTGTTTGAGGAATGGCATAATGAGAGAGAAGAACTCAT GGTGATGACAAAGAACTTGTTCAACCCTCAGTTTGGCAGCCTCTTCCGAACGTGTCACAACCCCACTTACTTCTCCAGACGTCTGTGTCGTTTCTCGGACGTCTACATGGCCTCGCTCAGCTGCCTTTTAAATTACGACCTCTCGTACACCTTCTACCCCCGCCGCACCCCCCTGCAGCACGAGGCTCCTCTGTGGATGGACCAGCTTTGCACAGGCTGCATGAAGACACCTTTTCTGGAGGAGATGTCTCACATACGATGA